The Limnospira fusiformis SAG 85.79 genomic interval AGAGTGCGATCGCCGGAGAACTTGACGCTTATCATATGCTCTCCCCCATGCCGATCGCCATTAGTTTAGGGTTAGAATCTCGTCGATTTCCCATCAGACTTGCTAGTATTGAAAACATCAATGGTAGTGCGATTACGGTAGCCATCAAACATCGAGAAAAAGTCAAAACCGCCGAAGATTTTAAAGGATTTAGGATTGCTATTCCTTTCAATCACTCAATGCACAATCTCCTACTCAGGTATTATCTGGCTAATAGCAAAGTTCACCCAGATCGGGATGTAGAATTAGTGGTTACACCGCCGCCCAATATGCTGAACAGGTTAAGAAGTGGCGAAATTGATGCTATAGTGGCTCCTGAACCTTTTAACCAAATAGCAATTAATCAAGGTCTGGGTTTTATTCATCTTTTAACTAGAGACCTGTGGCCGGGTCATCCCTGCTGTTCTTTCACTACTTCTCAGGAATGGATCGACCGTTATCCTAACACCTTCCGTGCTATAAATAAAGCAATCATTGAGGGTTCCTATTATGCCAGCCAAAGTCAGAACCGCACAGACGTAGCGCGGCGACTAGCACAGTTACAATATCTGGATGCGTCGGAAGATGTGCTGCGACAGGTAATGACCGGACAGTTTGTTAACCGCTTAGGTGAATCTCTGAATATTCCCGATCGCATTGATTTTGACCCTTACCCGTGGAAAAGTTTTTCCTACTGGATTACTTCACAATTTGAACGCTGGGGATATGCTCCCATGGGAAGCCTTAATCATGAAGCGATCGCCGCCAATATTTTTCTAACTGGACTCGCACGCCAAATGGCTAAACAGTTAGGTCAGCAACCCCCTACCATCACCCTCCGCTATGAATCCTTAAAATTTGATACTTTCGACCCCAGTGAACCGGAAAACTATGCCATACAACAGATTGAAAAGTTTGGTTTTTAATGGCAATTGACCCACCAGAAAAGGGTAGCGTCAGAAATCCTGAATCATCATGAATATATGAGGGGGGAAGACTGACGCACCAGAAATTTGTAGGGTGTGTCAGAAATCCTGAATCATCATGAATATATGAGGGGGGAAGACTGACGCACCAGAAATTTGTAGGGTGTGTCAGAAATCCTGAATCATCATGAATATATGAGGGGGGAAGACTGACGCACCAGAAATTTGTAGGGTGTGTCAGAAATCCTGAATCATCATGAATATATGAGGGGGGAAGACTGACGCACCAGAAATCAAGTTAAGAATACTTATTTGTTAAGGCATCTCGCGCTTGTTCGCGGTCATCAAAATGCACTTTTTCCGTGCCAATAATTTGATAATCTTCGTGACCTTTCCCAGCAATTAAGACACCATCGCCGGGTTGAGCCTCGTCGATAGCGGTGCGAATAGCTTTAGCCCGATCGCCAATTACTATAGGTTTAACATCAGCCGGAATTCCCGCGAGAATATCTTGCAAAATGCGGTCAGGATCTTCGGTGCGGGGATTATCGGATGTGACTACGGCTAAATCGGATAAATCTGCCGCAATTTTACCCATTTTCGGGCGTTTAGTGCGATCGCGATCGCCCCCACACCCAAACACGCAAATCATCCGACCGGGAATAAACGGACGGGAGGCTTTCAGTAGATTTTCCAAACTATCAGGAGTATGGGCATAATCAACAATGACCGTAATATCCTGCTCTGGGGAAAGCTGGACCCTTTCCATGCGACCAGGAACGCCGCCAAAGGCTGGTAGAGAGTCCACCATAGCCGACAAATCCAAACCGAGGGCTAAACCCGCCCCCAGGGCTGCCAATAGGTTAGAGAGGTTATATTGACCGACTAAGGGTAGGGAAAATGAAGCCGATCCCATGGGGGTATGGAGAACTCCCTTAATACCTGTGGGTTGATAAACGAGGCTATCTGCCCATATATCGGCGCTGGGGTCACTGACGCTATAACTCCAAAAGCGATCGCTCCCCAACCGTGCCATCAACTTTTTACCATAGTCATCATCAGCATTAATAATCGCCTTACCCTGGAGATAATCATCACTAAATAGCAACGCTTTCGCCTCAAAGTAATCATCCATGGTGGGATGATAGTCTAGGTGGTCCTGAGTCAAATTAGTAAATACTGCCACCCGAAACGGACACCCCAAAACCCGGCCCTGGTGTAAAGCATGGGAGCTAACTTCCATGACCCCAAATTGGCAGCCTGCACCTACTGCGTCAGCTAATTGGTGTTGAAGTTCCACCGCAAAGGGGGTAGTATGAACAGCGACTTCTTGAAACCCCGGCCAACGGGTGTAAAGGGTTCCCAGTAAGGCTGTAGGTTGGTCAAGGTTGCTGAGGAGAAATTCGATCAGGTGAGTGGTGGTGGTTTTGCCATTGGTTCCGGTCACCCCCACTAATTTGAGGGTTTGGGCGGGATGGTTATAAAATGCTGTGGCTATCTCAGCGCAGGCTGTGGTCATGTCGGCGGCGGGAATGACACAGGGAATGGTATCAGAGTCTGTCTCTGGTGGGGTATTGCTGGCTGCGGACTGGGAAACTATGGCGGCTACCGCACCGGAGGCGATCGCACTTGGCCAAAAATCCCCTCCATCAACTCTTGTTCCCGGCATTCCTAAAAACAGATCCCCTGGCTTACAGGCGTGGGAGTTAGTCGCCAAGCCTGTGATTTCCATGTCTAAGGCGGGGTGATACTCTGGGGGTAGTAAGTTGGGGTTGAGTAAATCTTTGAGTTTCACGGGTCAAACTTCTGCCAATTTGATGATTATTGTTAATCTAATGTTTTACCAATATTTTTGTAGGATTTGTTCCAACTGGTAGGCGGAAATACGGGGAGATGGTCTGGGGATGGGTTCTTCGGTCAGGCTGCGATCGCCACATTTATACAGGACTGGGACTTCGTATTGATAGAGTGCATACCAGTCGGGTCGGGTGGTGATGTCCCTAACTTCCAGGTCAAACTGACAGGGACTATTGCTATCTGCTTGAATTTCTTCCAGTTTCTCCTGGAGGTTTTCGCACAAATGACAGCCAGGTTTACTATAAAGTATGAGTTTCATTGAGGACTAAAGTTCCGGGTTCAATCTATTTATTGGGGTTAGTTATCGAAGATGATAGTTAACTGGCAACTCGTTGGATATCTCCGGTGGGAATAGAGGCGATTAGTCGGCGGGTATATTCCTGTTGAGGATGGCGATAAATCTCCTCTGAGTCTCCGATTTCCTCGATTTTGCCTTGGTTCATGACTACAATGCGATCGCTCATAAATTTAACCACACTCAAATCATGGGAGATAAAGATATATGTTAGCTCAAACTCCCTTTGTAGCTCCCTCAGCAGGTTTAACACCTGGGCTTGTACAGAAACATCCAAAGCTGACACCGACTCGTCACAGATGATAAATTTGGGGTTTAAAGCCAGAGACCTAGCAATACAAATCCGTTGTCTTTGTCCTCCCGAAAACTCGTGGGGATAGCGTCTCATAAAATCCGGGTTCAGTCCGACTCTTTCTAATAAATAAGCAGTGCGATCGCGCCTTTGTTTATAGTTCCCGACCGAGTGAATTAACAGGGGTTCCATCACCGCATCCCCAATGGTTAAACGGGGGTCAAGGGAACTAAACGGGTCTTGGAACACAATTTGCATCTCCCGCCGCACCCACTTCATTTTTTGCTGAAATTCCCGGCGTTGGCGATAGTCTTTTAAACGATTAATCCAAGGACCAGAAGGCTGATAATTTGTAATATCTTCCCCAGCAAAAATCACCCGACCGCTATGGGGGAGAATCAGTTGTAAAATCGCCCTAGATAGGGTACTTTTCCCGCAGCCAGACTCTCCCACCAATCCTAATGTTTCTCCGGGGAATACATCAAAAGACACATCATCAACTGCCATAAATAGTCTTTGAGTACCTCCTAACACCCCAGGAATTTTAAATCCTACTCGCAAATTTTGCACCGATAACAACGGCGAATTATCCGGGTTGCTGGGAACCTTCTCGGCTGTCTCCCGCGTCTCATTAGCGAGGTTTTCCTGAGAGTCAATGCCTCTAATTTTTGTGCCAGATTCCGTGCTGACAACTTCCATAAAATCCGCAATCGTGGGCAGTTTTGCCCCCCGTCGGGTTTCCAATGTGGGACGACAAGCC includes:
- a CDS encoding glutaredoxin family protein, which codes for MKLILYSKPGCHLCENLQEKLEEIQADSNSPCQFDLEVRDITTRPDWYALYQYEVPVLYKCGDRSLTEEPIPRPSPRISAYQLEQILQKYW
- a CDS encoding ABC transporter ATP-binding protein, whose product is MPDFVLDVKNLQVQFKSDQRITRAVDQISFQVKPGQTLGIVGESGSGKSVTSLAIMGLLSPATSQVGGEIWFRPGNPQADEADHNNDSTEGAIDLLQLPESQKQQFRGGEISMIFQEPMSSLNPVYTIGFQLIEAIRQHQDITPREGLWKATSLLQEVKLLPSDEQILKQLQLETPPNNDDINNPPSQREWQTRINDQKRAFLDRYPHELSGGQLQRVMIAMAISCNPTLLIADEPTTALDVTVQATILDLLRELRDRRGMSIIFITHDFGVIAEIADTVAVMYQGKIVELNPIHQLFNNPQHPYTKGLLACRPTLETRRGAKLPTIADFMEVVSTESGTKIRGIDSQENLANETRETAEKVPSNPDNSPLLSVQNLRVGFKIPGVLGGTQRLFMAVDDVSFDVFPGETLGLVGESGCGKSTLSRAILQLILPHSGRVIFAGEDITNYQPSGPWINRLKDYRQRREFQQKMKWVRREMQIVFQDPFSSLDPRLTIGDAVMEPLLIHSVGNYKQRRDRTAYLLERVGLNPDFMRRYPHEFSGGQRQRICIARSLALNPKFIICDESVSALDVSVQAQVLNLLRELQREFELTYIFISHDLSVVKFMSDRIVVMNQGKIEEIGDSEEIYRHPQQEYTRRLIASIPTGDIQRVAS
- a CDS encoding ABC transporter substrate-binding protein, whose amino-acid sequence is MKTPNKFSKYLDRIPQMCYKCGRFHDVNSDSQDLSVNLSDAVTKGLNHPRMLSKNSIRRRQFLLGLAGTSALGVLSNCAASPDANSQGNSSGVMLEKTQLRIGFLPIACATPILICESLNLYEKYGLDVELVKMNSWEQIRESAIAGELDAYHMLSPMPIAISLGLESRRFPIRLASIENINGSAITVAIKHREKVKTAEDFKGFRIAIPFNHSMHNLLLRYYLANSKVHPDRDVELVVTPPPNMLNRLRSGEIDAIVAPEPFNQIAINQGLGFIHLLTRDLWPGHPCCSFTTSQEWIDRYPNTFRAINKAIIEGSYYASQSQNRTDVARRLAQLQYLDASEDVLRQVMTGQFVNRLGESLNIPDRIDFDPYPWKSFSYWITSQFERWGYAPMGSLNHEAIAANIFLTGLARQMAKQLGQQPPTITLRYESLKFDTFDPSEPENYAIQQIEKFGF
- a CDS encoding UDP-N-acetylmuramoyl-L-alanyl-D-glutamate--2,6-diaminopimelate ligase translates to MKLKDLLNPNLLPPEYHPALDMEITGLATNSHACKPGDLFLGMPGTRVDGGDFWPSAIASGAVAAIVSQSAASNTPPETDSDTIPCVIPAADMTTACAEIATAFYNHPAQTLKLVGVTGTNGKTTTTHLIEFLLSNLDQPTALLGTLYTRWPGFQEVAVHTTPFAVELQHQLADAVGAGCQFGVMEVSSHALHQGRVLGCPFRVAVFTNLTQDHLDYHPTMDDYFEAKALLFSDDYLQGKAIINADDDYGKKLMARLGSDRFWSYSVSDPSADIWADSLVYQPTGIKGVLHTPMGSASFSLPLVGQYNLSNLLAALGAGLALGLDLSAMVDSLPAFGGVPGRMERVQLSPEQDITVIVDYAHTPDSLENLLKASRPFIPGRMICVFGCGGDRDRTKRPKMGKIAADLSDLAVVTSDNPRTEDPDRILQDILAGIPADVKPIVIGDRAKAIRTAIDEAQPGDGVLIAGKGHEDYQIIGTEKVHFDDREQARDALTNKYS